A window of the Drosophila simulans strain w501 chromosome 2L, Prin_Dsim_3.1, whole genome shotgun sequence genome harbors these coding sequences:
- the LOC6730616 gene encoding uncharacterized protein LOC6730616 produces the protein MSSVPAKSWGIQFREVVNSPYVIIALTCVLGYVAYIKTRRQRGTYDDEDYEKEGHRKLPKPLTGLRLNRNQLAKYNSGHPDKIYLVALCEVIFDVSSAEHIFGPGGEHNKLTGTEISNFIKKQAIFMMRDPNSNFEEWKMILEDFFYPAGTLIDFEKDQTTDGEDKMDSIVEESGEEDDKSGLGEQKMEPETEPVIELDSKLEVLIPEMPDLHLGPADDPINSDCDSLRTAYDFPPGQDDRADEEDDEDGDEDKKDVDGEETLVEVGQGDRSASPSKNESITDGTLNDTIWNDTDVTMIANF, from the coding sequence ATGTCCTCTGTGCCGGCCAAGTCGTGGGGCATTCAGTTTCGCGAAGTGGTCAACTCGCCCTATGTCATAATCGCGCTGACCTGTGTCCTGGGATACGTGGCCTATATAAAGACCAGACGCCAGCGTGGAACCTACGACGATGAGGACTACGAGAAGGAAGGGCATCGCAAGCTGCCGAAACCATTGACTGGACTTCGTCTGAACCGGAATCAGTTGGCCAAGTACAACTCAGGGCATCCGGATAAAATTTACTTGGTGGCTCTCTGCGAAGTGATCTTTGATGTCTCGAGTGCCGAGCATATTTTTGGGCCTGGAGGCGAGCATAACAAGCTAACGGGAACCGAAATTTcgaatttcataaaaaaacaaGCGATATTCATGATGCGTGACCCTAACTCCAATTTCGAGGAATGGAAAATGATTCTGGAAGACTTCTTCTATCCGGCTGGTACACTTATCGACTTTGAAAAAGATCAGACTACTGATGGTGAGGATAAAATGGACTCAATAGTTGAAGAATCAGGCGAGGAAGATGATAAAAGCGGTCTTGGGGAGCAGAAGATGGAGCCGGAAACAGAGCCGGTAATCGAGCTTGATTCTAAACTAGAGGTCCTGATTCCCGAAATGCCTGACCTACATTTGGGCCCAGCAGATGATCCCATAAACTCTGATTGCGATTCTCTTCGCACTGCCTACGATTTTCCACCAGGTCAGGATGATCGCGCGGATGAAGAAGATGACGAAGATGGGGATGAGGATAAAAAAGATGTGGATGGTGAGGAAACCTTGGTTGAAGTTGGCCAGGGGGATCGTAGTGCCAGTCCCAGCAAGAATGAAAGCATAACAGATGGGACCCTCAACGACACCATATGGAATGACACAGATGTAACGATGATTGCCAATTTTTAA